Proteins from a single region of Novosphingobium sp. CECT 9465:
- a CDS encoding Crp/Fnr family transcriptional regulator, translating into MGNSLSDNTIRHFRRYEHLARAGESCDCIYRVEERWACRYCVLNDGRRQIAALYLPGDYCEPQWLLSAHAELAVMALTGMRTTKLSLSEIHGRRGENVKKMLGATVQLIERQTQWIISLGRKTAVERISELLGDLRQRLRADSEPVAIPLTQRDIADVVGLTPVHVNRVLQDLRRQGVVRQLGRTLLVAPKAAEIDNRPSV; encoded by the coding sequence ATGGGAAACTCCCTGTCCGACAATACGATCAGGCATTTTCGCCGCTATGAGCACCTGGCGCGCGCGGGAGAGAGTTGTGACTGCATCTATCGTGTCGAGGAGCGGTGGGCCTGCCGTTACTGCGTATTGAATGACGGTCGCCGTCAGATCGCGGCGCTGTATCTGCCCGGCGACTACTGTGAGCCGCAATGGCTGCTGTCGGCACACGCTGAACTGGCAGTGATGGCGCTGACCGGGATGCGCACAACAAAGCTGTCCTTGTCTGAAATTCATGGACGGCGCGGTGAAAATGTAAAGAAGATGCTCGGCGCGACCGTGCAACTTATCGAACGGCAAACGCAGTGGATCATCAGCTTGGGCCGCAAGACAGCAGTAGAGCGAATTTCGGAATTGCTGGGAGATTTGCGGCAGCGTTTGCGAGCGGATTCAGAGCCTGTCGCCATCCCGCTTACCCAACGTGACATCGCTGATGTCGTGGGGCTGACCCCAGTTCATGTGAACCGGGTTCTACAGGATCTTCGCAGGCAAGGCGTTGTGAGACAGCTGGGCAGAACGCTTCTTGTGGCCCCGAAGGCTGCTGAAATCGACAACCGCCCGTCGGTTTGA